GGCGGTGCGGGCGATCGATGCTGACATGAATGTTGAAACCATAAATGATCGTTTTCGGCCGGGGTGGGCAACGGGAGAAGTCGTCTTCTGCTGCGTCGACTCAATCAGCAGCCGGTCTGCCATCTGGAGGACGCTCCGTGATCAGTGCGCGTTCTGGTGTGACGGACGCATGAGAGGCGAGGTTCTGCGTGTTCTGACAGCCGTGGACTCACCATCCCGCACACACTACGACACTGCGCTGTTTCCCCAGGCGGAAGCACAGACCGGGGCCTGCACATCCCGCAGTACGATCTATACCGCCGGTATCGCCGCAGGGCTCATGCTGCATCAGCTGACGCGCTGGTTGCGGCAACTACCTGTGGACCGCGATCTGTCGCTGAATTTACTGGCTGGTGAAATATATCTTCAAGGTGATCAGTAACCACAATATAATACCCTCAACAACGGCGTTATTCTGAACTTTTGGTGTTTCCGAACACATCATCTCTTTTATAACCCAGAGATTAAGCAACCGTTATCGAGATGATTATCTCTCAATAAAAATACTTAAATTCATGTCAGAGGACTTTCTGTGAGTGGAAATCATTTTGAAAATTCTGATTCAGCGTTTGCACCATTACCCAGGCCTCAATTCCAGTTACGCTCACTTCCGCCAGGCATGCGATGGGAAGTGACAAGGCGTCATCCCATTTATCAGAACTTCTGGAATGATGCCTCTCTCACACAAATAACTGATCCACAAGAGCTAAGTTTAAGACAGTTAGTGAACGAGGGCAGGCTTGCAATGCTGGCAATGATTGGATTTAGCGGCGATCCCATCTCGCCGGAAACTGAATTCACTGAACTAGATTCAGAGACACTCCCATCCTGGATGAGTGGTGCTATTCAGCCCATTAGTTTCAGAGGACTGACTGGCTTACTTCTCGCCTACCTTCCAGAGGATGTTATCCAACAGATTGCTGAGCTCTTTCAATCAGATTCGGGTGCAGAAGAAGATCACCGTATTGAATCATTGTTACGATTACATGAAATTCCCGCTCCATTTCTCGATCAGTACCCCGATGAATTAATATTATCAGTCTCGCCAACCGCATCAGTCAGAAACCTGACTGATGACATGAGCGCTGTGCTTGAATCTTTTCGCCGGGAACGGAATATTTCAGCCAGAAGAAATAGAGAGGATTTATACTCTTCTTATCTTCAGGTGTGGGATCTGCGTGAAGGTTGGGAGAGTGGCACGTATGTATCTGGGCGTGAAAGAAGGCTGACTGACATTGCTGCTGAACTGCAGGAAAGTCTTACTACCATTCACAATTGGTATAAGCGTGCTTTTGAGTTGATTACAGGTCACCGCTATAGCCCCGAACATTGGTTCCGTGTATTTGGACCACTGAAATTCATCGACTTTGAAGGTGTACTGGAGCTTGGCGAAATATTGCTGAGACGTCCCCGTCGATCCCCAACTCCGCGAGCGATAACTGATACTGCGTCATCTTCTGAAGAACGTGATGGTATCCTGTCTCAGCAATCAACGGAGGATGATTTCGAAGTTCTCGATATGCGGATGGATTTGAGAGAACTGTTAGCTATGGACCTGACTGATGAAGAACTCGCCGAGCGATTTGGTGCTGATAAGATTAACTTGATCAGGGAATATCGACGGCGTTTTGGAGACCGGCCGGGCAGCTAAAAAATAACGTATGCACTATTTGGTAACAGGGAAAAATTAGAGAGCTTTTAATTTCCCTTAATATGCACCAGGTGTATACATGGCCAACTCAGATACATCCGATCTCCTGAGTATCGAAGAACTTAGCACTATCATTTCACTGTCAATCAGCACCATCCGCCGCCGGATCCGCGACGGTAGCATCCCGGCCATCCAGCCAGGCGGTAAGGGAACGAAGCTGCTTATCCCCAAGGAGTGGGTTAACCAGCAAGCCACTATTTCGAAATCCTCTCGCCTGGAACCGTCAAGTTCCGGGCGACACCAGCGTATATGCATCTCTGGTCCGACACCCCGCTGGAAGAAATAAGCACATACTACTATCAATAAACACGGAGATTATATGCCAAAACCACGACAAAATGAGATACACGATTGCAAGTACTTCCGATGGAAGATTCTGCAACGAAACGAAATCTACTATGCCGACGGTCGCTCCAATACTCAGAATCTGGGCCGGCACTCGCTGGGAACACGTGACCGTGATGAAGCTCTGGAGAACCTCGACCAACTCGACCTGATTAAGGCCATTGATCTGGGGCTTGCCGACCGCACTCTGTTGGAGCAACACACTTCCCTGTTAACAATCGCCGAGGGCAGGGCAGTCTATGAAGAACATTGCAAGCGTCCGGTGATTTCTGGCGGTCCCCGGCCAGCGACCCGCAAACGCTATCGAGCAGTCCTCGATAAGTTTGATGAGTTTTGCAAAGCCAAAGGGAAGAACTATTGGAATGAGCTTAATCGACGCGTGATGGATGAATATGCAACCTGGCTGCATGAGAAACAGGACTACGCATATCAGACCTTGTATCTGGAACTGACAACGCTCAAGCAAATACACAAATACCTGATCGAGGACAACCGGCTTCCAGCGGAGTTGCGTTTTCAGTATCCGATACAAAAAGAAACGGATTCTTCAACTTACTGTTGGACAAAGCAAGAGGTGGAAGCCATGTTGAAGCTCTGTAGCAAGAAAAAGCTGTTCTGGCTACGACACGTGTTGATCGGTTTGGTTACGACCGGGATGCGAATCAGTGAACTGGCAGGCCTGATGTGGAAAGACATTGATCTGCAACGACAGATCATCCTGCTGGCCGACGAGAGCCGTCGTCGAGATGCAGCAACTAAGAATCGGAGAACTACAAAAAGCGGTAAGAGTCGTAGCTTCCCGATTCATCCGGACCTGATGGATGTGCTGATTGCGATTGACAAACATCAAGATGGACTGGTCTTTCATGGCCCACTTGGTGGTAAGATCAAGCCGGACACCATTCGTAACATATTAATTCGGGAAGTGCTTGAGCCGTTATCCGAAACGTTTCCTGCTGAACCAGGGAAGGCCAGATTTCAAGACGGACGGTTGCATTCCTTTCGGCATTACTTCTGCTCTGTCTGTGCCAATAATGGGACACCGGAACGGGTGCTGATGAACTGGCTGGGGCACAGCAGTAGCAGGATGGTGAAACGCTATTACCACCTACACGATGAAGAGTCGTTGAAGCAGATGCAGAAGATTACATTCGTTTGAGTAGTTTTAACGGGCAGCAGTGAGCTGCCCAGTATTAACCCTTTTTATGAAACAGGGACAGTCAGTTCCTGACCAGAATTGTGAGACCTGATACCTCTTCTCAACAGTATCTGATTGACACAGTCTTGGCACAGTTGACTGTGTCAATGAAAATGGTCGTTGTAAGCTACTATAATTCAAGTGCTTACAACGACCATCTAATTGGATACGGAGAGAACGGGATTCGAACCCGTGGAACCGTTTGCACGGCTCACCGGTTTAGCAAACCGGCGCATTCGGCCACTCTGCCATCTCTCCTGACTGTACCGGCTGCTGAAAACAGAGCCGATTCAGCACTCTTTATGCTGTTTTTCCCGTGGAATGTCAACGTTTGAAGCTCTGAATATGCAGAGACTTCCGTAAATTAACATCGCGGGAAGAGGGAGTGTATCAAACCAAATTCTCAGCTGCAATAGTTTCGGCCCCCTGGAGATGCGAAAGCAGGGGATCTTGAACTGAGAAACTGGTATCCCAGCCATAATCGCGAGAACCGGATTGGACACTCACAGGACAGCCCGGGTTCGCGCAGGGAAGCTAACCCTGAAACTGATCACAATTACACATCCTGCTATTTAAGACCGAATGTAATTCTCCAGCGCGGTCTGCCAGTCCGGAATCTCAAACCGGGTCACCTGCTCGAGGTGGGAGCAGTCGAGGACACTAAATCGGGGGCGGTCGGCTGCGGCGTTATATTGTTTGGTGGTAATGGGCTGTGTTTCGACTTCGATCCCGGCGATCTCGAACAGGGTCCGTGCCAGTTCATACCAGGTCGTCTGTCCGCGGTTGGTCACGTGGTATAAGCCGTACTGCTCAGTCGCGATCAGTCGGGCGAGTGCTTCGGACAGATCGCGCGTGCTGGTGGGTGTGCAGTGCTGATCGTTAATGATGGAAAGGGAATCGCGTTCCTGTCCCAGCCTGAGCATGGTTTCGACAAAGTTGCCATTTCCGGTTTTGCCAGCTTTCCCATACAGGCCACAGGTTCGAATGACATAGTGCTGAGGGCAGAGTGCACGGACAAAATACTCTCCTGCCAGTTTACTCAAACCGTAGGCACTGACGGGGCCGGGGGCATCCTGTTCCCGGTAAGCCTGCTCCCGCGACAGATCCAGCCCGAAGACATAATCGGAACTGATCTGCATCAGGGCGATCTGGTGCTGCTGACAGTAGAGAGCCAGATTGCGGGGTCCGAGTGCATTCACTGCGTAAGCGACTTCCGGTTCCGATTCCGCGAGGTCCACCTTGTTATAGGCGGCGGTGTTGATCACCAGTTCGGGAGCTGTCTGAGCGAGGGCATCAGCGATACTGGCAGCATTTTCAATCGAAATCTGCTGATGTGTCAAACCGGAGACCTGGTGACCTTCTCCCGCCAGACGGGTAGTGAGGTCCTGTCCCAGCTGTCCCCGTGAACCAATGACTGTAATTTTCATCTTGAATCGCGTCCTTTGCTGAATCAGGCAGATGACTGGGAATCAGAGGAATTGAGCGGAGCCACAAAGTGAATCTGCCTGGCGACCTCCTGAAAACCGAGTGAAGTATAGAGATGATTGCCTACGGCGTTCTGTTCCAATGTTTCAATTTTTGCCAGGGAGAGCCCCAACTCTCTAAAATGTGACAGGGCGTATTCGAGGAGTTTGCGTCCCATCCCCTGTCCGCGGCATTCCGGGACAAAGGCCATGTTAGGAATGTAGCCGATGCCTGCTTCCGGATCATGCCAGGTGGAAATGTAGCCGACGATTTTGTCATCCAGTTCGGCGACAAAAATCCCTGTGGGTTCCCGTTCGGCGTCAGCAGCCACGTGTCCGGCTTTGCGCCATTTCCAGTCGTGCCCCTGAATCAAACCGTATCTCTGCTCGATCCCCTGATCAATGGAGACTCCCTGAAATGCTTCGACGGTAATTGCTTTCAGCGTGTCCAGATCGGTGGGCTGATAGGGACGGATTTTCATATCTCTCGATCAAACTCATGAGGGGTTGGCGAAACTGTGAATCGTGACTGACGTCGAGCTTCCGTGTATGCTATGATGTAGCTGTGAAAATTGAAAGGTGAGTGGAAAAACTGTTTTTCCCATCCCTTCTCAACGACAAAACCATGCGGCCTGACAGGAAATGTTGAATGTCCGATACGGCGATTTATACCGCTGAACAATTTATGGATGCCCGAATCGAGCTCCCCGATTCCGGACGCTGGACCGAACTGGACCAGGGGCAGATCATTAATCTGGATGCTCCTGATATCGAGCACGGTACGATTGTGCTCAACATCTCGAAGGTACTCTCCCGCTACCTGCATGAGCGGCGGGAAGGATCCGCGACATTCGAACTGGGACTGATCGTCAAACGCGATCCTGATACGGTGCGGTTTCCTGCTGTAAGCATTTATAAGAGTGGCGGGCAATTTGATGAGACAGACAAGGCGATGACAGAACGCCGCCCGGATGCCATCATTGAAATTGCCTCGACTAACCCGCGCCGCTCGGGGATGAAAGCGCATGTCGACGACTATGTCTCCTGGGGAGTGCCGCTGATCTGGGTCATCGATCCCCCGGAAAAAGAAGTGCTGGAATATCGAACTGCGAGCGGCAGCGAAGTGATTGACATCAATGGTAAAATCACGGGGGGCGACTCCTTACCGGAATTCGCGATGAGTGTGCGAGACTTGTTTGCCGAACCGGATTGGTGGTAAGTTAACGACTGAGAGACCGTAAGTATTCGTTTTATTTCGACTTCTGCTGAAACCCGGATGCTCGTTTCAGCGAACAGTCATCAACAGTCAAGGATAATTCAGGGATGCCTAAGGCACATTATGACGTGGCAGTGATTGGTACCGGCCCCGGTGGAGAAGGGGCTGCAATGCAGGCCATTAAACAGGGGAAATCGGTGATCTCGATCGAAAAGTTTGTCGAGATCGGCGGAAACTGCACGCACAAGGGTACGATCCCCAGTAAAGCCTTACGGTATTCCATCCTGCGGATGTCGGAGATCAACGGCTACATGCGGCAGATGGGACGGGCCGGGATGGTCTTTGACCTGGAATTCCCTGAGCTCCGCAAGACGGCTGCCTCCGTGATTCAGAAGCAGGTCGGTATGCGACGGATGTTTTATGAACGAAATGGCGTCGACCTGGTAGAGGGAGAGGCCCGGTTCCTGGACCCACACCACATTCATATCGAAACGCCCAACGGGCTGACCGAAGAAATTTCGTTCGACTATGCCGTGATCGCAACCGGATCGCGCCCCTACAGACCTGACGATATTGATTTCAGCCATCCCCATATTTTCTGCAGCGATACAATTCTGGATCTCGATTTTACCCCTCGCTCGATCAGTGTCTACGGAGCAGGGGTGATTGGTTGCGAATACGCGTCCATGCTGCGGTCGATGGGGATGAAGGTCAACCTGGTCAATACACGCAGCTCGCTGCTGGACTTCCTGGATGACGAAATCAGCGATGCCCTGAGTTATCACATGCGCGAGAGTGGGGTACTGCTGCGTCACTGTGAGCATTACGAATCGATAGAAGGAACCGATGACGGAGTGATCATCAATCTGCAGTCGGGAAAAAAACTGAAAACCGACATCATGCTGTTTGCAGCAGGACGTACAGGGAACTCGGAACACCTTGGTCTGGAAACCCTGGAGATCGAGCCTGACTCCCGCGGACAGATTGCTGTCAACGATGACTTCCAGACAACGCAATCCCACATTTACGCCGTCGGTGATATCATCGGTTATCCGTCACTGGCGAGTGCCGCTTATGTACAGGGTAGGTATGCCGCCAGCCATCTGGATAACGGCGAATGCGAGCGGGCCCTGATCCGGGATATTCCGACCGGGATTTATACCAGCCCGGAAATCAGCTCCCTGGGCAAGACCGAACGGGAACTGACTGAAGCCAAAATCCCTTATGAAGTCGGGCACTCGATGTTCAAACACCTGGCACGCGCCCAGATCATGAACTGTCCGACCGGAATGCTGAAGTTGCTGTTCCATCGCGAGACCCTGGAAATCCTGGGGATCCACTGCTTCGGGCCGAATGCTTCGGAAATTATTCACATTGGCCAGGCCATCATGTCACAGCCCGGTGAGGCTAATACGCTGCTATACTTCATAAATACGACCTTCAACTACCCCACGATGGCGGAAGCGTATCGAGTGGCTGCATTGAATGGGTATAACCGCCTGTTCTGATACTGGTCGGAATCGACTGCAAACATCTCCGTGCCTGAATACAGGAGGGCGAGATATGGACGGGAAACAAAGTCAGACGGGACGTCGAATCCTGAAAGTGGCTTTGTTCCTGCTCCTGGTCTGCGGTGCGGTCTTCCTGTTACTGCAAGTGCGAGATGCGCAACAGGCGGCTTTTAATTCGACTGTTAAATGCCAGTTGGGACAGGTCGCTTTGGGAGAGGATAATTATCAAGACCTTAACGGGAGTTCGGTCTTTGAAGCGGCCTTAGAACAGGATATCAGCTGGCGGGAGTTGATGGCGAACAGCTTCGAGGAATGGCAGGAGACCATCAAGGGAACGGGATCTGACCGTACGGTCCCCAGCTACCTCCGCACCAGAAAGCCTCCCAGTCTGGCCTGGTTTGATGCGGAGAATGCGGTTCCCTCCGATTACCTGACCTGCCTGCATGCTATCAGGCTTTCCGAGAAGTCCGAGAAAAATGAACCGGTCTGGCTCATCGCCTATGTACCACAGCGGCCCATTCAATGGTTGTCAAAGGATGATCTCTCGCTGGAGGCGTTTGAGAGTGTCGTTCATTCGGATACGAAACAACGAATCTCCTGTCTGATTCCCCAGGAAGGCCGCACGGTTCAACGCGACCGTTTATTCAAAATAATCGAGGCAGCCAGAGCGGGCGAAACGGTGGAAATCATCTCCAGGAAACGTTAGTCGGTTCAGGCTCCTGTCTTATTTCCTTTCCTTGAGTGACCTGCGGCGGCTATAATCGGCGTTCGATCATATCATTCATGACTTTCTACAAGGGGAAACTAATGGGTCGCGCGCTCCTCGGTTTGATGTTGCTGTTGTCTTTGATTTTGTGCGGTGAAACACACGTCGAGGCTGCGGAGACGGAACGGCCGAATGTGCTGTTTATCGCCGTGGATGACCTGAATGACTGGATCAGCTGCCTGGGCGGACATCCGGACTGTAAGACACCGAACATCGACCGGCTTGCGTCCCGGGGACTGCTGTTTACGAATTCGCATTGTGCCGCACCTGCCTGCAATCCTTCGCGTGCTGCGTTACTGACGGGGATCCGCCCATCCAGTTCGGGCGTTTATCTGAATTCTCAGCCCTGGCGTCCCGTGATGCAGGACGCCGTGACGCTGCCTCAACATTTTCGCAATCATGGCTACCAGTCGATTGGTTCAGGCAAAATCTTTCATGGACGATATAACGACTACGGATCGTGGGATGACTATCTGAAACAGACCAGTGATCCCCAACCGACGCAGGCCGTGCTCAAGGATCCACACTCTCGGGCCGGTACGATTATCTGGGGTATGCTGGAGGCACAGGACCAGGAGATGAGCGATTATAAGATGGCGAATTACGCCATTGATTTTCTGAGCAAGCCTGACCAGAAACCTTTCTTCCTGGCGTGCGGCATTTATCGGCCGCATATGCCCTGGCAGGTACCACGGAAGTATTACGACATGTATCCCCTGGACAAGATTCAGCTTCCCAATGTTCCAGAACACGATCTGGATGACATTCCGCCAGCCGGCGTGCGGATGGCGAAACCAGGCGGAGATCATGCCAAGATTCTGAAGACCGATAACTGGCGGTATGCCGTGCAGGCTTACCTGGCCAGTATTGCCTTTGCGGACGTGCAGGTGGGCCGAGTGCTGGACGCACTGGATGCGAGCCCGTATGCAAAAAATACGATCGTCATTCTCTGGGGTGATCACGGTTGGCACCTGGGAGAAAAGAAACACTGGCGGAAATTCTCCCTGTGGGAAGAAGCGACCCGGGCTCCATTAATGATGGTTGTTCCGGGAGTGACTCAGGCAGGCACCAAATGTGATCAGGCAGTAGATTTTATGAATATCTACCCGACACTGTGCGAACTGTGTGAGCTCCCGCGCGGCGATCATCTGGATGGCATCAGCATGGTTTCATTGCTGAAAGATCCCGCGCATACGTGGGAACGTCCGGCGCTAACCACACATGGGCGATTGAACCATGCAGTGCGGGACAACCGGTATCGGTTGATTCGCTACCAGACTGGCGATGAAGAGTTGTACGATCACAGCCAGGATCCCATGGAATGGAAGAACCTGGCTGACGATCCCCAGTATGCGGAAACCAAACAACGGCTGGCAAAATGGTTCCCGGAGAAAAATGCTCCCGATGCACCGCATGATGCATCACTGGGACAGGGAAAGAAGAAGAAACAGCAGCAGGGTAAGGGCAAGTCGAAAAAGAAACCGGCCCAACCCTGAGCATTGCTGTTATTCTTCTTTTTTACCGCGTGTTTTTTCCAGCATGTCCGCGAGTTCGTCGACGGTCACGACATCATCTTTGTTCTGGTCAGCCCGGAAGAAGACGGGAAGTTCCACCAGGGGAACTTCTGATTTTTCCAGCTGACCGTTCTTATTTTTGTCGCGTTTTAAAACCAGACGGAAAGCAACTGCCTGGGCACGGTTTTCCGCTTTGGCTTCCTCCCGGGGAACCGCGACATTGAAATAGCCGATCATCATTTCATTCCAGGTCTGATCACCCCAGTAAACCGGTTTATCGGGATCCGGGTTGGATAGATTACTGTCCGAATTATTAAAGTGCGCGACACAATGGATGTAGTCGCCGGGCTGAAGTGGAATCGGCTTTTCAATCTTGTAGGCAGTCTGCCAGTTGAAATCAAAGGCAGGCACGTCGAGTAAAACCTCGCCCGGTCCATCCGGAGTTTTCCGCAATTCATAGCGGAACGATTTGCCGCGAAGGTGCATGTGAGGCATGAAGCCCAGCAGGAGCATATTGCGGTCGCTGGGAGGGGAAGTGCCTTCAATTTTAAAATTGTCGTCGTTGGCATTGATGGGGAATTTGCGTCGGGTGAACTCATGATTGAGCACATGCGCGGTCATGACCTGATGCGTGACTTTGGATTCATCGGTAAAGACCAGGCCGACTTTGCTACGATCTTCCTGTTCGG
The DNA window shown above is from Gimesia sp. and carries:
- a CDS encoding GNAT family N-acetyltransferase, yielding MKIRPYQPTDLDTLKAITVEAFQGVSIDQGIEQRYGLIQGHDWKWRKAGHVAADAEREPTGIFVAELDDKIVGYISTWHDPEAGIGYIPNMAFVPECRGQGMGRKLLEYALSHFRELGLSLAKIETLEQNAVGNHLYTSLGFQEVARQIHFVAPLNSSDSQSSA
- a CDS encoding ThiF family adenylyltransferase; its protein translation is MNKTLDRFERQSELVPAEKLRSLTVTIIGVGAIGRQVALQLASLGVRRLQLVDFDLVEPTNITTQGYCIADLEQSKVEATARAVRAIDADMNVETINDRFRPGWATGEVVFCCVDSISSRSAIWRTLRDQCAFWCDGRMRGEVLRVLTAVDSPSRTHYDTALFPQAEAQTGACTSRSTIYTAGIAAGLMLHQLTRWLRQLPVDRDLSLNLLAGEIYLQGDQ
- a CDS encoding helix-turn-helix domain-containing protein translates to MANSDTSDLLSIEELSTIISLSISTIRRRIRDGSIPAIQPGGKGTKLLIPKEWVNQQATISKSSRLEPSSSGRHQRICISGPTPRWKK
- a CDS encoding tyrosine-type recombinase/integrase, which produces MPKPRQNEIHDCKYFRWKILQRNEIYYADGRSNTQNLGRHSLGTRDRDEALENLDQLDLIKAIDLGLADRTLLEQHTSLLTIAEGRAVYEEHCKRPVISGGPRPATRKRYRAVLDKFDEFCKAKGKNYWNELNRRVMDEYATWLHEKQDYAYQTLYLELTTLKQIHKYLIEDNRLPAELRFQYPIQKETDSSTYCWTKQEVEAMLKLCSKKKLFWLRHVLIGLVTTGMRISELAGLMWKDIDLQRQIILLADESRRRDAATKNRRTTKSGKSRSFPIHPDLMDVLIAIDKHQDGLVFHGPLGGKIKPDTIRNILIREVLEPLSETFPAEPGKARFQDGRLHSFRHYFCSVCANNGTPERVLMNWLGHSSSRMVKRYYHLHDEESLKQMQKITFV
- the rfbD gene encoding dTDP-4-dehydrorhamnose reductase, translating into MKITVIGSRGQLGQDLTTRLAGEGHQVSGLTHQQISIENAASIADALAQTAPELVINTAAYNKVDLAESEPEVAYAVNALGPRNLALYCQQHQIALMQISSDYVFGLDLSREQAYREQDAPGPVSAYGLSKLAGEYFVRALCPQHYVIRTCGLYGKAGKTGNGNFVETMLRLGQERDSLSIINDQHCTPTSTRDLSEALARLIATEQYGLYHVTNRGQTTWYELARTLFEIAGIEVETQPITTKQYNAAADRPRFSVLDCSHLEQVTRFEIPDWQTALENYIRS
- a CDS encoding sulfatase, yielding MGRALLGLMLLLSLILCGETHVEAAETERPNVLFIAVDDLNDWISCLGGHPDCKTPNIDRLASRGLLFTNSHCAAPACNPSRAALLTGIRPSSSGVYLNSQPWRPVMQDAVTLPQHFRNHGYQSIGSGKIFHGRYNDYGSWDDYLKQTSDPQPTQAVLKDPHSRAGTIIWGMLEAQDQEMSDYKMANYAIDFLSKPDQKPFFLACGIYRPHMPWQVPRKYYDMYPLDKIQLPNVPEHDLDDIPPAGVRMAKPGGDHAKILKTDNWRYAVQAYLASIAFADVQVGRVLDALDASPYAKNTIVILWGDHGWHLGEKKHWRKFSLWEEATRAPLMMVVPGVTQAGTKCDQAVDFMNIYPTLCELCELPRGDHLDGISMVSLLKDPAHTWERPALTTHGRLNHAVRDNRYRLIRYQTGDEELYDHSQDPMEWKNLADDPQYAETKQRLAKWFPEKNAPDAPHDASLGQGKKKKQQQGKGKSKKKPAQP
- a CDS encoding Uma2 family endonuclease, yielding MSDTAIYTAEQFMDARIELPDSGRWTELDQGQIINLDAPDIEHGTIVLNISKVLSRYLHERREGSATFELGLIVKRDPDTVRFPAVSIYKSGGQFDETDKAMTERRPDAIIEIASTNPRRSGMKAHVDDYVSWGVPLIWVIDPPEKEVLEYRTASGSEVIDINGKITGGDSLPEFAMSVRDLFAEPDWW
- the sthA gene encoding Si-specific NAD(P)(+) transhydrogenase, which codes for MPKAHYDVAVIGTGPGGEGAAMQAIKQGKSVISIEKFVEIGGNCTHKGTIPSKALRYSILRMSEINGYMRQMGRAGMVFDLEFPELRKTAASVIQKQVGMRRMFYERNGVDLVEGEARFLDPHHIHIETPNGLTEEISFDYAVIATGSRPYRPDDIDFSHPHIFCSDTILDLDFTPRSISVYGAGVIGCEYASMLRSMGMKVNLVNTRSSLLDFLDDEISDALSYHMRESGVLLRHCEHYESIEGTDDGVIINLQSGKKLKTDIMLFAAGRTGNSEHLGLETLEIEPDSRGQIAVNDDFQTTQSHIYAVGDIIGYPSLASAAYVQGRYAASHLDNGECERALIRDIPTGIYTSPEISSLGKTERELTEAKIPYEVGHSMFKHLARAQIMNCPTGMLKLLFHRETLEILGIHCFGPNASEIIHIGQAIMSQPGEANTLLYFINTTFNYPTMAEAYRVAALNGYNRLF